In Pseudomonas deceptionensis, a single window of DNA contains:
- a CDS encoding CpaF family protein has translation MSNEQLFGSGLYKDGRADHDGLKLVLHRYIIDAIEETGKNLLEDSRVILSQFVTERVAEYVSRLHLAISRYEMERLAEEIVDELTGFGPLEVLLRDPAVTEILVNGPHRVFVEREGLLSRSDLRFIDDHHVERVMQRILAPLGRRLDESSPMVDARLPDGSRVNAIIPPIALDGPCLSIRKFRKDMLQGTDLVAMQTIDQAIYEFFQESVGKRCNILISGGTGTGKTTLLNILSQLINPHERLVTIEDVAELQLGHPHVVRLETRPPNAEGHGEVKSSDLIRNALRMRPDRIILGEIRGVEVLDVLTAMNTGHDGSMSTVHANTAQDALLRLETLVGLTGRTVAEKTLRQMICAALDVIIQLTRMPDGRRCVSEVLEVVGVRDDVYVTNTLFRLDKRTGFGFMREALNPAGDKLRRDPILNAHG, from the coding sequence ATGAGCAATGAACAACTATTTGGCTCAGGCCTGTACAAGGACGGCCGGGCGGACCATGACGGTCTGAAACTGGTACTGCACCGCTACATCATCGACGCCATTGAGGAGACCGGCAAAAACCTGCTGGAAGATTCGCGGGTGATCCTGTCGCAATTCGTCACCGAGCGGGTTGCCGAGTATGTGTCGCGCCTGCACCTGGCGATTTCCCGCTATGAGATGGAACGCCTGGCCGAAGAAATCGTCGACGAACTGACCGGGTTCGGCCCGCTGGAAGTGCTGCTGCGCGACCCGGCCGTGACGGAAATTCTGGTCAACGGCCCTCACCGGGTGTTTGTGGAACGCGAGGGCTTGTTGAGCCGAAGCGATCTGCGTTTTATCGACGATCATCATGTTGAGCGGGTGATGCAGCGCATTTTGGCGCCCCTGGGTCGGCGCCTGGACGAGTCCTCGCCGATGGTGGATGCACGCCTGCCCGATGGCAGTCGGGTCAACGCGATCATTCCGCCGATTGCACTGGATGGCCCGTGCCTGTCGATCCGGAAATTTCGCAAGGACATGCTTCAAGGCACCGACCTGGTCGCGATGCAAACCATCGATCAGGCGATCTATGAATTCTTTCAGGAGTCGGTGGGCAAGCGCTGCAATATCTTGATCAGCGGCGGTACCGGTACCGGTAAAACCACACTGCTCAATATTTTGAGCCAGCTGATCAACCCCCACGAACGTCTGGTCACCATCGAAGACGTGGCTGAATTGCAACTCGGTCACCCTCACGTGGTGCGCCTTGAAACCCGCCCGCCCAATGCCGAAGGGCATGGCGAGGTCAAATCCAGCGACCTGATCCGCAACGCCCTGCGGATGCGCCCGGACCGCATCATTCTCGGTGAGATTCGTGGCGTGGAAGTGCTCGATGTGTTGACCGCGATGAACACCGGCCACGATGGTTCGATGAGCACCGTGCACGCCAACACCGCACAAGATGCCTTGCTGCGACTGGAAACCCTGGTGGGCCTGACGGGCCGCACGGTGGCGGAAAAAACCCTGCGCCAGATGATCTGCGCCGCACTGGACGTGATCATCCAGCTCACGCGCATGCCTGATGGTCGGCGGTGCGTCAGTGAGGTGCTGGAAGTGGTCGGGGTGCGTGACGATGTGTATGTGACCAACACCCTGTTCCGGCTGGACAAGCGCACGGGCTTTGGCTTTATGCGCGAAGCCTTGAACCCGGCAGGCGACAAGTTGCGTCGTGACCCCATTTTGAACGCTCACGGCTGA
- a CDS encoding pilus assembly protein translates to MSQSLSQTFLALTRNNTDLEWLQGALAPLGQVVGAGTSSLDELLALVDVTFAGLIFVGLDREKVVAQCALIESALEAKPMLAIVALGDGMDNQLVLNAMRAGARDFVAYGSRSSEVAGLVRRLSKRLPPVAPNAELGGLSVLFGAQCNADGALLASHLGLVVQKSNQRTLFLDLGVPRGDGLALMGLESSFFFGDALRHLRRLDSTLIDSAFTKAEGGLRVLAHSDNDESLESTSAAELYMLLSALRMHFQHIVVNLTGQPDSDALRTFVSHCDTLMWYTDQSVLDCRRNLDVLNLWRAKGMKLDHAGLLVDRYLSGVAPSADALVKSFGFPVMATLPLSPELRINAKNQAATLFDLAPREALSLGLKKLGEQLTRRSQASEQAVSGPAAWLNRLWGAK, encoded by the coding sequence ATGAGCCAAAGCCTTAGCCAGACGTTTCTCGCGCTGACGCGCAACAACACCGATCTCGAGTGGCTGCAGGGTGCGTTGGCACCCTTGGGCCAAGTGGTGGGTGCAGGCACCAGTAGCCTGGATGAACTGTTGGCATTGGTTGATGTGACGTTCGCCGGGTTGATCTTTGTGGGGCTGGATCGCGAAAAAGTGGTGGCCCAGTGCGCGCTGATTGAAAGTGCGCTGGAGGCCAAGCCGATGCTGGCCATTGTCGCCCTGGGTGACGGTATGGATAACCAGCTGGTGCTCAATGCCATGCGTGCCGGGGCACGGGACTTTGTGGCCTATGGCTCTCGCTCCAGCGAAGTGGCGGGCTTGGTTCGCCGCTTGAGCAAGCGTTTGCCACCGGTGGCGCCGAACGCCGAACTGGGCGGCCTGAGTGTGCTGTTCGGTGCCCAATGCAATGCCGACGGGGCATTGCTCGCCAGTCATTTGGGGCTGGTGGTGCAAAAGAGTAATCAGAGAACCCTGTTTCTGGACCTGGGCGTGCCCCGTGGTGATGGCCTGGCCCTGATGGGCCTTGAGAGTTCGTTTTTCTTTGGTGATGCCTTGCGCCATCTGCGGCGCCTGGACAGTACCTTGATTGACAGCGCCTTTACCAAGGCAGAGGGCGGGTTGCGGGTTCTGGCCCACAGCGACAACGACGAATCACTGGAGTCAACCAGTGCGGCCGAGTTGTATATGTTGCTCAGCGCCTTGCGCATGCACTTTCAGCACATCGTGGTGAACCTTACGGGCCAGCCTGACAGTGATGCGTTGCGTACGTTCGTCAGCCATTGCGACACCTTGATGTGGTACACCGACCAAAGTGTGCTCGATTGCCGGCGCAACCTGGACGTGCTCAACCTTTGGCGTGCCAAGGGTATGAAACTTGATCATGCGGGGTTGTTGGTCGATCGTTACCTGAGCGGTGTGGCCCCCAGTGCCGATGCGCTGGTCAAGAGTTTTGGTTTTCCGGTGATGGCCACGCTGCCACTGAGCCCTGAGTTGCGAATCAACGCCAAGAACCAGGCCGCGACCTTGTTTGATTTGGCCCCGCGAGAAGCCCTGAGCCTGGGGTTGAAAAAACTGGGTGAGCAACTGACCCGGCGTTCACAGGCATCCGAGCAGGCGGTTTCCGGGCCTGCCGCGTGGTTGAACCGCCTGTGGGGGGCTAAATGA
- a CDS encoding type II and III secretion system protein family protein encodes MSHRCVPLYKRAAWTLILSSLPLEMALAASSNCAALEQMPSVVEVIQGAQQALESPVSVTRIAVGDPTVADVHVNGSNSFLLTGVAPGTTSLMIWTACSKTPRQSMVFVKGKASAGLTSTALSPSADPTLPSQVQTDIRFVEVSRTKLQEASTSIFGMGSDFLIGSPGSLITSAANVITGGPPANNKFFNVGFGGGRVRAMINALEGSGFAYTLARPSLVALSGQSATFLAGGEVPIPVPSSGSDNVSIEYKEFGIRLTLTPTVVGRDRILLKVAPEVSELDYTNAVNIAGTLVPGLNVRRTDTSISLADGESFVISGLISSKNSAQVNKFPGLGEIPILGAFFRDSNTSSEEKELLMIVTPHLVQPLAANAQLPSLPGENLRNYDPNWYRLYFLENGNFNSRSGLSQ; translated from the coding sequence ATGAGCCACCGTTGCGTACCGTTATACAAACGTGCTGCCTGGACGCTGATCTTAAGCAGCTTGCCCCTTGAAATGGCCTTGGCCGCGTCAAGCAATTGTGCGGCACTCGAACAGATGCCGTCGGTCGTGGAAGTGATCCAGGGAGCCCAACAGGCACTGGAGTCTCCGGTCAGCGTGACCCGTATTGCAGTCGGTGACCCGACCGTCGCCGACGTACACGTCAATGGCAGTAACTCCTTTTTGCTCACGGGTGTAGCGCCGGGCACCACCAGCCTGATGATCTGGACCGCCTGCTCGAAAACGCCCCGCCAGAGCATGGTCTTCGTCAAGGGTAAAGCCTCGGCGGGCCTGACCAGTACAGCCCTGTCGCCTTCCGCGGACCCTACCTTGCCGAGCCAGGTGCAAACCGATATCCGCTTTGTCGAAGTGAGCCGCACCAAACTGCAGGAAGCCAGCACCTCGATCTTCGGTATGGGCAGCGACTTTCTGATCGGCTCGCCGGGTTCGTTGATTACCTCGGCGGCCAACGTCATCACCGGTGGGCCACCCGCCAACAACAAGTTCTTCAACGTCGGCTTCGGCGGTGGTCGCGTGCGGGCCATGATTAATGCCCTGGAAGGCAGCGGCTTTGCCTACACCCTGGCGCGTCCAAGCCTGGTGGCCCTCAGTGGGCAAAGTGCAACGTTCCTTGCGGGTGGCGAAGTGCCGATCCCGGTTCCGAGCAGCGGCAGCGATAACGTGTCGATCGAATACAAAGAGTTCGGTATCCGCCTCACGCTGACCCCGACCGTGGTGGGGCGTGATCGCATCCTGCTCAAGGTCGCACCTGAGGTCAGCGAGCTGGACTACACCAATGCGGTGAATATCGCCGGGACATTGGTGCCGGGTCTTAATGTTCGTCGTACCGATACCAGCATTTCCCTGGCCGATGGCGAGAGCTTCGTGATCAGTGGTTTGATCAGTTCGAAAAACAGCGCCCAGGTAAACAAATTCCCGGGGCTGGGAGAAATCCCGATTCTGGGTGCATTTTTCCGTGACTCCAACACCAGCAGCGAAGAGAAAGAACTGCTGATGATCGTGACGCCGCACCTGGTTCAGCCGTTGGCGGCCAATGCGCAACTGCCGTCCCTGCCGGGCGAGAATCTGCGCAACTACGACCCTAACTGGTACCGCTTGTACTTCCTGGAAAACGGCAATTTCAATAGCCGCAGCGGGTTATCTCAATGA
- the cpaB gene encoding Flp pilus assembly protein CpaB — MNNRRSLILAAILFVGAIAAGYWGLVLSRQQPVAAVPVTQVVEQGVAAAEDKTRKAVVVLARDVPPNVALTADDLILEKLTTAPAGSLTAIDQAVGRTPWRSLAAGTWLSEQSFEAGGPLARMIRPDERALAVGIDEVSGAGGQLTPGDYVDILLFLRQDTANPQQSAQVVLPAVRVLSVGEELGLTSDGKLANQPKNAEEALKLEQRRASARTAVLAVPEPLLNQLMLATQAGTLRLAVRSAQEQRLSKYWAGEQESPTNLENAKRSLYQFNQLAMAGPVRAPVISNPGAPRVRGTEIIRGNQMAQQPAQ, encoded by the coding sequence ATGAACAATCGACGCAGCTTGATACTGGCCGCCATTTTGTTTGTCGGTGCTATTGCCGCCGGTTATTGGGGGCTGGTGTTGAGCCGGCAGCAGCCTGTTGCCGCAGTGCCTGTGACCCAGGTGGTCGAGCAGGGTGTAGCGGCTGCTGAAGACAAAACCCGCAAGGCAGTGGTGGTGCTGGCCCGCGATGTCCCCCCGAATGTGGCCTTGACGGCCGATGATCTGATCCTGGAAAAACTCACCACTGCACCGGCTGGCAGCCTGACTGCGATTGATCAGGCGGTGGGCCGTACGCCGTGGCGCAGTCTGGCGGCGGGCACCTGGCTCAGTGAGCAAAGCTTCGAGGCGGGTGGGCCATTGGCTCGCATGATTCGCCCGGATGAACGCGCACTGGCAGTAGGCATTGACGAAGTCAGCGGTGCGGGCGGGCAACTGACCCCGGGCGACTACGTCGATATCTTGCTGTTCTTGCGTCAGGACACCGCCAACCCCCAGCAGTCGGCTCAGGTGGTACTGCCCGCAGTACGTGTACTGAGTGTGGGTGAAGAACTGGGCCTGACCAGTGACGGAAAGCTGGCCAACCAGCCGAAAAACGCCGAAGAAGCACTCAAGCTGGAGCAACGCCGCGCCAGTGCGCGCACCGCCGTGCTGGCAGTGCCTGAACCTCTGCTCAATCAACTGATGCTTGCCACTCAAGCCGGGACTTTGCGTCTGGCCGTGCGCAGCGCCCAGGAGCAGCGCTTGAGCAAATATTGGGCGGGTGAGCAGGAGTCCCCGACCAACCTTGAGAACGCCAAACGCAGCCTGTATCAATTCAACCAACTGGCTATGGCCGGCCCGGTAAGAGCGCCAGTAATCAGTAACCCCGGTGCGCCTCGTGTGCGTGGTACCGAAATTATTCGTGGCAATCAGATGGCCCAACAGCCTGCCCAATAA
- a CDS encoding Flp family type IVb pilin, whose product MMLNTVLKVYVPTKVFLSQQAKRFAQQTEGASGIEYAIIAAMVAVVIAGLSPDVQTAVTGIFTKIKTGLNPPAPA is encoded by the coding sequence ATGATGTTAAATACTGTTCTGAAAGTGTATGTGCCGACTAAAGTATTCCTGTCGCAACAGGCCAAGCGTTTTGCACAACAAACAGAGGGCGCTTCAGGTATTGAATACGCCATTATTGCGGCAATGGTGGCGGTCGTTATTGCGGGGCTTTCACCCGATGTACAAACCGCTGTAACTGGCATATTCACCAAGATCAAAACCGGTCTGAATCCGCCTGCTCCAGCCTAA
- a CDS encoding response regulator has product MPLSSPRQQLLLVDDEEDALLELAELLEGEDFCCFTATSVTLALQQLTRHPDIALVITDLRMPESSGIDLIKRLREHTSRQHLPVIVISGHADMDDVSDLLRLQVLDLFRKPIYHVRLLDTLENLFPKPAKMHMATP; this is encoded by the coding sequence ATGCCCCTTTCCTCACCACGCCAACAGCTACTCCTGGTTGATGATGAGGAGGACGCACTGTTGGAGTTGGCAGAACTGTTGGAGGGCGAGGACTTTTGTTGCTTTACGGCAACGTCAGTCACACTCGCCCTTCAGCAGTTGACCCGGCATCCGGACATTGCACTGGTCATCACTGACCTGCGCATGCCTGAAAGCAGCGGTATAGACCTGATCAAGCGCCTGCGTGAACACACATCGCGCCAGCATTTACCGGTGATTGTCATCTCGGGGCACGCTGATATGGACGATGTCAGCGACCTCTTGCGTCTGCAGGTACTGGACCTTTTCCGCAAACCCATTTATCACGTACGCCTGCTCGACACCCTCGAAAACCTTTTCCCGAAACCTGCAAAAATGCATATGGCCACGCCTTAA
- a CDS encoding ShlB/FhaC/HecB family hemolysin secretion/activation protein, whose product MRNCVPFLLLALVPYAGAEPLPRFLNSNDSMQNLPSPNLPVDAYRPSAPALELPKPAAAEAQPLQMGTRLTIRKLQIEGGTVYPLTELGAAYKPLLGHEITLAQLIEATRSITQRYQDDGYLLSYAFLPPQNFDQGLVRVVLVEGYIRDYQVDGDVGRVKGFIDELVDKLKGERPLTRKTFDRYSTLMSRIPGVTLQAQVPPPGTTDGASTLHVSASRQPFTTSMSLTEGSRDSTQALFGISSNSQTAMAEQLTLSGLFPPGSDKEHYYRLDYSQYLNAEGTQLNLYGASYRSDPSTSIATSDGFELKPHRENDRFSIGVSHPLIAAPSEWLSVATRLYGVNDNTDYKVVGYNQTISEKTNTRALAFEGDWRKSDARQLRIFSAGVYQGINGLGAKSETNLTSSHYDLDFFRLRLSGVQSDGYFDNWQGVMSGALYWTDDSLPDSERAVFGGQNFGRGYPDDQASGDKGWGVAYELNYSFNRDGEWVKLLQPYAALDRAKTWYNELPLKGSDMSSAAVGLRFGDKRYYNIALEVAKPMSDIALDSFNRRPRYTLSFSYQL is encoded by the coding sequence ATGCGTAATTGCGTCCCCTTTTTGTTATTGGCACTGGTCCCGTATGCGGGCGCCGAGCCACTTCCCCGCTTCCTCAATAGCAACGACAGCATGCAAAACCTGCCCTCACCCAATTTGCCGGTGGATGCCTATCGCCCGTCGGCACCTGCGCTGGAACTGCCAAAACCTGCCGCCGCTGAGGCACAGCCCTTACAGATGGGCACCCGGCTGACCATCCGCAAGTTACAGATCGAAGGTGGCACGGTGTACCCGCTCACCGAACTGGGTGCTGCGTACAAGCCGTTGCTGGGCCATGAAATCACTCTGGCCCAATTGATTGAAGCGACCCGCAGCATCACTCAGCGCTACCAGGATGACGGCTATTTATTGTCGTACGCGTTTTTGCCCCCGCAGAACTTCGACCAGGGCTTGGTGCGTGTGGTGCTGGTTGAAGGCTATATCCGTGATTACCAGGTAGACGGCGATGTGGGGCGGGTTAAAGGCTTCATTGATGAACTGGTGGACAAGCTCAAGGGCGAGCGCCCCCTGACCCGTAAAACCTTCGACCGTTACAGCACCTTGATGAGCCGGATTCCCGGCGTGACCTTACAGGCGCAAGTGCCGCCGCCGGGTACCACTGATGGCGCATCGACGTTGCATGTCAGTGCCAGCCGCCAGCCGTTCACCACCAGCATGAGCCTTACCGAGGGCAGTCGAGACAGTACTCAGGCGCTGTTCGGGATCAGCAGCAACTCGCAAACAGCCATGGCGGAGCAGTTGACCTTGAGCGGGTTGTTCCCGCCGGGCAGTGACAAGGAGCACTACTACCGCCTCGATTACTCACAGTACCTGAACGCCGAAGGCACGCAGTTGAACCTGTATGGCGCCAGTTATCGCAGTGACCCCAGCACCAGCATTGCCACCAGCGACGGCTTTGAGCTCAAGCCCCATCGCGAAAATGACCGCTTCTCGATTGGCGTCAGCCACCCGTTGATTGCAGCACCCAGTGAATGGCTCAGCGTCGCTACCCGGTTGTATGGGGTCAATGACAATACGGACTACAAGGTGGTCGGCTACAACCAGACCATCAGCGAAAAAACCAACACCCGTGCACTGGCGTTTGAAGGTGACTGGCGCAAGTCCGATGCCAGGCAATTGCGTATTTTCAGTGCCGGTGTGTACCAGGGGATAAACGGGTTGGGTGCCAAGAGCGAAACCAACCTGACCAGCAGCCACTACGACCTGGATTTCTTCCGTTTGCGTTTGTCGGGCGTGCAGAGCGACGGTTACTTCGACAACTGGCAGGGCGTGATGTCGGGCGCCTTGTACTGGACGGATGACAGCTTGCCTGACAGCGAACGGGCGGTTTTCGGTGGGCAGAATTTCGGCCGTGGCTACCCGGATGATCAAGCGTCGGGGGATAAAGGTTGGGGCGTGGCGTATGAGTTGAACTACAGCTTTAACCGCGACGGTGAATGGGTGAAGTTGTTGCAACCCTATGCGGCGCTGGACAGGGCCAAAACCTGGTACAACGAACTGCCTTTGAAGGGATCGGATATGTCATCGGCGGCAGTGGGGTTGCGCTTTGGGGATAAACGTTACTACAACATCGCTCTGGAAGTGGCCAAGCCCATGTCGGATATTGCATTGGACAGCTTTAACCGCCGGCCGCGTTATACCCTGAGTTTCAGTTATCAGTTATAA
- a CDS encoding collagen-like triple helix repeat-containing protein: protein MNTQLWLKTSTALLLVMTVSLAGCSSGGGGSKSHVSASTPDSSAGGGTGGGDGGTGGGTGGGDGGTGGGTGGTGGGDGGTGGGTGGGGTGGGGTGGGGTGGGGTGGGGTGGGGTGAGTTPLVTGQVVGQVGTALGGVGTTVSGLGSTLTTVPVVGNLGGGLVVNTGNAVTSVTDGLTHGLGSLGTDKDSLGLTVGGATNAVSDLGKGVSSVGTGVSTVLDNTPISQIPLVGGVVGKVTDVTGGLVNKVGTTVTMLGNTLTTNVTSGQLGKVTGGVNDKVLVPVISLVENVTGKVGTTTGLGAPVDGLLNKVGGVVGGLGNKVTTTGGDNPVTSLVGGVLAGVGGVADKAGGYVNPAAGTGTGTGTGTGLGGLGGLLGLGAGAGAVAGTGTGAGVGVGAGVGAGAGVGAGAVTGTGGTAGGGLGAGLGAGLGGLLGVKVDSGSTGSTGNTGAAAGGTGTAGGLGGLGGALGGVLGGLGNLGKKN, encoded by the coding sequence ATGAACACTCAACTGTGGTTGAAAACAAGTACAGCATTACTGTTGGTCATGACCGTCAGCCTGGCTGGCTGCAGCAGCGGTGGTGGCGGCTCCAAGAGCCATGTGTCGGCGAGCACGCCGGATAGCAGCGCCGGCGGCGGTACAGGTGGTGGCGACGGTGGCACGGGCGGCGGCACAGGTGGTGGCGACGGTGGTACTGGCGGCGGCACTGGCGGCACAGGTGGTGGCGATGGCGGTACTGGCGGCGGTACAGGTGGTGGTGGCACCGGTGGTGGCGGTACAGGCGGTGGCGGCACCGGTGGTGGTGGTACAGGCGGTGGCGGTACAGGTGGCGGCGGCACGGGTGCAGGCACCACGCCTCTGGTCACAGGCCAGGTCGTCGGGCAAGTCGGCACGGCTCTTGGCGGCGTGGGCACCACGGTCAGCGGGCTTGGCAGCACCCTGACCACCGTACCTGTGGTGGGCAATCTGGGCGGCGGGCTGGTGGTCAACACCGGTAATGCCGTGACCTCCGTCACCGATGGCCTCACCCACGGCCTGGGCTCGCTGGGTACAGACAAGGACTCGCTTGGCCTCACCGTAGGCGGTGCCACCAATGCAGTCAGTGACCTGGGTAAAGGTGTGTCTTCGGTCGGTACCGGTGTGAGCACTGTGCTGGATAACACCCCGATCAGCCAGATCCCGCTGGTCGGCGGTGTGGTTGGCAAGGTGACTGACGTCACAGGCGGGCTGGTGAATAAAGTGGGCACCACGGTGACCATGCTCGGCAACACGCTGACCACCAACGTGACCAGTGGCCAGTTGGGCAAGGTGACTGGCGGCGTGAATGACAAGGTTCTGGTGCCCGTGATTTCCTTGGTGGAAAACGTGACGGGCAAAGTGGGGACCACGACGGGTCTTGGCGCGCCGGTGGACGGCCTGCTGAACAAGGTCGGCGGTGTCGTGGGCGGGCTGGGCAACAAGGTAACCACGACCGGCGGCGACAACCCGGTCACCTCTCTGGTCGGCGGCGTGCTGGCCGGTGTGGGCGGTGTGGCTGACAAGGCAGGTGGTTACGTGAACCCGGCGGCAGGTACCGGCACAGGCACAGGCACAGGCACTGGTCTGGGTGGTCTTGGCGGGTTGCTGGGTCTGGGTGCAGGTGCGGGCGCAGTTGCCGGCACTGGTACGGGGGCTGGTGTCGGTGTCGGTGCTGGCGTCGGTGCAGGTGCAGGTGTTGGTGCGGGCGCCGTTACTGGCACCGGTGGCACCGCAGGTGGTGGTCTGGGGGCAGGCCTGGGTGCCGGGCTTGGTGGTTTGCTGGGCGTCAAAGTAGATTCAGGCAGCACCGGCAGCACCGGCAACACAGGTGCAGCCGCGGGTGGTACGGGTACAGCGGGTGGTTTGGGTGGTCTGGGTGGTGCTCTTGGGGGAGTGCTTGGCGGGCTGGGCAACTTGGGCAAGAAAAACTGA
- the pbpC gene encoding peptidoglycan glycosyltransferase PbpC (penicillin-binding protein 1C), with translation MRAGIKKALGWTATGLLLVCALLWLADRIWPLPLPRDDLARVVLAEDGTPLWRFADADGVWRYPVQVSEVSPLYLDALLTYEDRWFYRHPGVNPLALGRAAWQNLTGGRVLSGGSTLSMQVARLLDPHERTLPGKLRQLWRTAQLEWHLSKDQILTLYLNRAPFGGTLQGVAAASWAYLGKSPQQLTHSEAALLAVLPQAPSRLRPDRHPGRAQVARDKVLRRLAEFRVWPQPAVDEALEEPLLLAPRLEPSLAPLLARRLNRPDSPPLIRTTLDANLQRRLEDLLLGWRARLPDHTSAAIVVVETESMAVRAYLGSVDINDARRFGHVDMITAMRSPGSTLKPFLYGMAMDAGLIHSESLLQDVPRRYGDYRPGNFSMGFSGPVSASAALVTSLNLPAVQLLEAYGPKRFAADMRNGGVPLSLPALAEPNLALILGGAGSRLEDLVSGYSALAREGRSANLRLQPQDELHERRMLSPGAAWIIRRILSGQARPDRDPKAELVQRPLLAWKTGTSYGFRDALAIGVGPRYLIGVWIGRPDGTPVPGQFGLASAAPLMLQVHDVLSNRDSQRGLVAPVQAVPGSVGVAAICWPLGQPMSKNDPDCRRQRFAWTLDHTTPPTLLAADQPLGSGLRENIRVNPQGLRVGPQCPGAQMREVALWPAPLEPWLPRVERREARLPPASTQCPPPPLSSVTSLTIVGVRDGDRLRRPAASQAWLRLSLSALGGDGRRWWFLNGAPLGDSAPQEALTATLEQTGRYELSVLDESGHTARVEFSVVD, from the coding sequence GTGAGGGCAGGGATCAAAAAGGCTCTGGGCTGGACGGCCACCGGTTTGCTGCTGGTGTGCGCTTTGCTGTGGCTGGCCGACAGGATCTGGCCGTTGCCCTTGCCACGGGATGATCTGGCCCGCGTGGTCCTGGCCGAAGACGGCACGCCCCTGTGGCGGTTTGCCGACGCCGACGGCGTGTGGCGCTACCCGGTGCAGGTCAGTGAAGTTTCGCCGCTGTATCTGGATGCCTTGCTGACCTACGAAGACCGCTGGTTTTACCGGCACCCGGGGGTCAACCCCCTGGCGCTGGGCCGTGCGGCCTGGCAAAACCTCACTGGCGGGCGGGTGTTGTCAGGCGGCAGCACCTTGTCGATGCAGGTTGCGCGTTTGCTCGACCCCCATGAGCGCACGCTGCCCGGCAAGTTGCGGCAACTGTGGCGCACAGCGCAGCTGGAATGGCACCTGTCCAAGGACCAGATTCTCACCCTGTACCTCAATCGTGCCCCGTTTGGCGGCACCCTGCAAGGCGTGGCGGCGGCCAGTTGGGCCTATCTGGGCAAGTCGCCGCAGCAACTCACCCATTCCGAGGCCGCGCTGCTGGCGGTGTTGCCGCAAGCACCGAGCCGGCTGCGCCCCGATCGTCATCCGGGGCGGGCGCAAGTGGCGCGGGACAAGGTGCTGCGCCGGTTGGCCGAGTTTCGGGTGTGGCCGCAACCGGCAGTGGACGAGGCGCTGGAAGAGCCGCTGTTGCTGGCGCCGCGTCTGGAACCGAGCCTGGCACCGTTGCTGGCGCGCAGGCTCAACCGGCCCGACAGCCCGCCGCTGATTCGCACCACCCTGGACGCTAACCTGCAGCGCCGTCTCGAAGACTTGCTGTTGGGCTGGCGCGCCCGTTTACCCGATCACACCTCGGCCGCCATCGTGGTGGTCGAAACCGAAAGCATGGCGGTGCGCGCGTATTTGGGCTCGGTGGACATCAACGATGCACGCCGTTTTGGCCATGTCGACATGATCACGGCCATGCGCTCGCCCGGTTCCACCCTCAAGCCGTTTTTGTATGGCATGGCAATGGACGCCGGGCTGATCCACTCCGAATCGCTGTTGCAGGATGTGCCGCGGCGCTATGGCGACTACCGGCCGGGCAACTTTTCCATGGGCTTTAGCGGGCCGGTCTCGGCCAGTGCGGCGCTGGTCACTTCGCTCAACTTGCCCGCCGTGCAGTTGCTTGAGGCATACGGCCCCAAGCGCTTTGCCGCCGATATGCGTAACGGTGGAGTGCCGTTGAGCTTGCCGGCACTGGCCGAGCCCAACCTGGCGCTGATTCTGGGCGGCGCCGGCAGCCGGCTGGAGGACCTGGTCAGTGGTTACAGCGCCCTGGCGCGAGAAGGGCGCAGCGCCAATTTGCGCCTGCAACCGCAAGATGAACTCCATGAGCGTCGCATGCTGTCGCCGGGTGCCGCGTGGATTATCCGGCGCATCCTCAGTGGCCAGGCGCGCCCCGACCGCGATCCGAAAGCCGAGCTGGTTCAGCGGCCGCTATTGGCCTGGAAGACCGGTACCAGTTATGGCTTTCGTGATGCACTGGCGATCGGGGTGGGGCCGCGCTATTTGATCGGAGTGTGGATCGGCCGCCCGGATGGCACTCCGGTGCCGGGCCAGTTTGGCCTGGCATCGGCCGCGCCGTTGATGCTGCAAGTGCACGATGTGCTGAGCAACCGTGACAGCCAGCGCGGTCTTGTCGCGCCGGTACAGGCGGTGCCGGGCAGCGTCGGGGTGGCCGCCATTTGCTGGCCTTTGGGGCAGCCCATGAGCAAGAACGATCCTGACTGTCGTCGTCAACGGTTTGCCTGGACGCTGGATCACACCACGCCGCCCACCTTGCTTGCTGCCGATCAGCCGTTGGGCTCAGGCCTGAGGGAAAATATCCGGGTCAACCCGCAAGGCCTGCGCGTGGGCCCGCAATGCCCCGGTGCGCAGATGCGCGAAGTGGCGTTATGGCCCGCACCACTTGAGCCGTGGCTGCCCCGGGTCGAACGGCGTGAGGCGCGGTTGCCGCCTGCTTCGACACAATGCCCGCCGCCGCCTTTGAGCTCGGTCACATCCTTGACGATTGTCGGCGTGCGCGACGGAGACCGTCTGCGCCGCCCGGCTGCAAGTCAGGCCTGGTTGCGGCTTTCGTTATCGGCTCTGGGCGGAGACGGCCGGCGCTGGTGGTTTCTCAACGGCGCACCGCTGGGCGACAGTGCACCGCAAGAGGCACTCACTGCCACTCTGGAACAGACGGGGCGTTATGAACTCAGTGTGCTCGATGAAAGCGGGCACACCGCACGGGTTGAGTTCAGCGTGGTGGATTAA